The genomic DNA ATTTCGATAGTTGAAAAGGTTCTTCGAGTCACTTTTTGTTGAATTTTCTCCAAACCACTCATTGCACTATGCAATAATTTCCCGAGTTTTTTTTGCTGTTCATCTATATAAACTAATCTAGAATCTAAATAATCATCATTGTAATCATTATTCCCATCTGCCCATCCATTGTGTACTACTTTAGCATGCAATTGCTGCTCGATTAGATCGGTTAACGGCTTGTATACTGCGCCTTCGATAGCCGCTCCATTCTTTGTTGTATTAATAATATCAAGATGCTTATTCTGAGAAATGTACATTTCAAGTTGGCTTCTCATCTGGTTAAAACCTTCGGTCGTCTTGACGTCATTCCCATAAACGTCTTTCACAATAAGGGCCTTGGCCAAAGAATCCGCTTTTACTTCTTGAGAACCAGTCCCGTAGTCAATTCCTTTTGCATAGTGTTTATTATCGATATAAGCAAGGTTTTGTCCAACAAGGATAATTTTATTGAAACCAAGTTTAGTCAATAGTTGAAATGTAACAACTGCGATTGAAGGGGCATCGTTCACATAGTCAAGATATTTGGAGTGATTATGTTTCAAAAGAGTTGGTGAAACCGTATCTTGACTGACAATCATGTGAAGCATTTTCCCAGGATAATCCTTAAGGGTTTCAAAGCCGACACTACTTCCGAACACTAATGGAATGTCATTAATTTTTTTATCTTTAATAATTTGAATAACTCTAGCATTGTTGAGTTGTGGATCATATGTACAAGCTGCATCCGGATAAATCCCATGCTCAATCAACGCATTAATAGCCGATCCAACAGAGAAAATATAAGCTAGTCCATGCTCTTTTATACAGCGTAAATTCTCAAATTCCTCATTTAATGAAGGGCCAGCTGCCACAATAATCGCTGGTTTACCTTCGAATACACTTTTATCAATGTCATGTAAGATATTCGGTGTTTTCAGGATCGTCGGGAAGTTTTTGATAGAATTGACTGTCCAACGTTTTT from Sporosarcina sp. FSL K6-1522 includes the following:
- a CDS encoding 6-hydroxymethylpterin diphosphokinase MptE-like protein; amino-acid sequence: MILVDNRNVLRLRNRELLTHLVAFEENYKDFKTTVEPSKAGIPTLKLDVDGKIQYLHSKYDPEKEAERLMSQLENVENSKHILFVGCGLGYHIQQFTEQYPAMRFSIYEPNEEVLVSYLSNRKLDDLPLKNLDTIFTGNDESQLQQRISALLQSANSQLYIYTLPVYESLYGDQIQVLMQKALVTLKEKRNALAVSSSFQKRWTVNSIKNFPTILKTPNILHDIDKSVFEGKPAIIVAAGPSLNEEFENLRCIKEHGLAYIFSVGSAINALIEHGIYPDAACTYDPQLNNARVIQIIKDKKINDIPLVFGSSVGFETLKDYPGKMLHMIVSQDTVSPTLLKHNHSKYLDYVNDAPSIAVVTFQLLTKLGFNKIILVGQNLAYIDNKHYAKGIDYGTGSQEVKADSLAKALIVKDVYGNDVKTTEGFNQMRSQLEMYISQNKHLDIINTTKNGAAIEGAVYKPLTDLIEQQLHAKVVHNGWADGNNDYNDDYLDSRLVYIDEQQKKLGKLLHSAMSGLEKIQQKVTRRTFSTIEIDYSNLDKEFNLIKDNSFYKCCIEPMMRVQNEQLAKKIQSARYEKNQLKKGETINQEFQLFLHGCTSHYTFASELYEEMKSKIAQ